From one Populus alba chromosome 17, ASM523922v2, whole genome shotgun sequence genomic stretch:
- the LOC118039597 gene encoding uncharacterized protein — protein MGNYVSCTLSNPQGLKNSSKSTKVILPSGEIKKIQQPTKAAELMLEAPNFFIVNSKSLKIGRRFCPLSADYELGKADVYVMFPMRKKNSVVTAGDMGALFVTANSVVKRASKGNMRVLPESKVEIPQDMERDDIDEAPRLSLEGIEDVSAHELIHRMSMSRSKKPLLDTIEEEPIRSK, from the coding sequence ATGGGGAACTACGTTTCCTGCACCTTGTCGAACCCGCAAGGGCTCAAGAACTcgtcaaaatcaacaaaagtgATCCTCCCATCGGGAGAAATCAAGAAGATCCAGCAACCCACAAAAGCAGCGGAGCTCATGTTGGAGGCGCCAAACTTCTTTATAGTCAACTCCAAGTCCCTCAAAATAGGCAGAAGGTTCTGTCCTCTCAGTGCAGATTATGAACTTGGAAAGGCCGACGTGTATGTCATGTTTCCGATGCGTAAAAAGAACTCTGTAGTCACTGCTGGTGACATGGGTGCTTTATTCGTCACTGCCAACTCGGTTGTGAAGAGAGCTTCTAAAGGGAACATGAGGGTCTTGCCTGAATCAAAGGTAGAGATTCCACAAGATATGGAAAGAGATGATATCGATGAAGCTCCAAGGCTGAGTTTGGAGGGAATTGAAGATGTTTCTGCTCACGAGCTTATCCATAGGATGTCAATGTCAAGGTCGAAGAAGCCATTGTTGGACACCATAGAGGAAGAACCGATTCGCTCAAAGTGA
- the LOC118039601 gene encoding disease resistance protein RGA2, translating into MAEAVTSALVSTVLGNLNTLVLEELGLVFGIQTEFEKLKRTFMTVQAVLKDAEEKQWKDEAIRIWLTDLKDAAYDADDVLDEFAIEAQRRRQRGGLKNRVRSLFSLHQNPLVFRLKMAHKVKKVTENLDSLANEKNKFRLTEGVGENEADSFDWRITSSLVNESEIYGRDKEKEELISLLLANSDDLSVSAICGMGGLGKTALVQLVYNDASVKGHFDLRIWVCVSVDFDTRRLSRAIIESIEGNPCAIQELDTLQRRLQEKLIGRRFLLVLDDVWDHYHEKWNALKDALRVGARGCAVIVTTRLKQVADKMATIPVHLMGRLSEDDSWLLFERLAFGMRRREEYVHLESTGKAIVNKCSGVPLALKAVGSFMRFKRNEREWLSVKESEIWNLPDEGGTIKAALKLSYNNLPPHLKQCFGFCCMFPKDYVMEKDQLVKLWMANGFIDPEGQMDLHETGYETFDDLVGRSFFQEVKEDGLGNITCKMHDLVHDLAKSVMTGECCLIEKNRRPRIPKTVRHITFLDRSLCYYDNDPVKGKSLRSLVSFQDDYYPSDSIGALFLNMSAQKKLRTLNLSNFWFRKLPEPIGNLQHLRYLDVSFSSIQKLPESISSLQNLQTLNLSNCSRLYMLPKRMKDMKSLMYLDLTGCDALQCMPSGMGQLACLRKLGMFIVGREAGHHIGELQRLNYIGGELSIKDLGNVQGFTDAQNANLMRKTNLQSLSLSWREDDSSKIGEANSEDVLCALEPHSNMKKLQISGYRGSKFPDWMMELRLPNLVEISLESCMNCEHVPPFGKLRFLKHLQLKRMDAVKCIGSDMYGDGENPFPSLERLTLGPMMNLEEWETDSMGGREIFTCLDQLQIKKCPKLVELPIIPSVKYLTIEDCAVTLLRSVVNFTSITSLRIEGFDELAVLPDGLLQNHTCLQKLSITKMRSLRSLSNLLINLSSLKHLAILYCDKLESLPDGVQNLNSLEMLIIYGMPKITALSVLPSSLATLRILNCEELTSLSEGLQYLTALKDLELYRCVKLNSLPETIRHLTSLQSLTISCCTEVSCLPNQIRHLTSLSRLRIHGCSNLMSLPEGIRNLEMLKELVIEDCPNLERRCKKEKGKDWPQIAHIPTIIINNQLVQSSET; encoded by the coding sequence atGGCTGAGGCAGTTACTTCTGCACTTGTCAGCACCGTCTTGGGGAACTTGAACACACTTGTGCTTGAAGAGCTTGGACTTGTTTTTGGCATCCAGACCGAGTTTGAGAAACTCAAGCGCACCTTCATGACGGTTCAAGCTGTCCTCAAGGATGCTGAGGAGAAGCAGTGGAAAGATGAGGCCATCAGGATTTGGCTGACAGACCTCAAAGATGCTGCCTATGATGCTGATGATGTGCTGGATGAGTTCGCTATTGAAGCTCAGAGGCGCAGACAGCGAGGGGGTCTTAAAAACCGAGTAAggtctttgttttctcttcatcaGAATCCACTTGTTTTTCGATTGAAAATGGCTCATAAGGTAAAGAAAGTAACAGAAAATCTTGATAGCCTTGccaatgagaaaaataagttcAGACTAACAGAGGGAGTTGGAGAGAACGAAGCTGATAGCTTCGATTGGCGGATAACTAGCTCGCTTGTTAACGAATCAGAAATCTATGGAAGagacaaggaaaaagaagagcTGATCAGTTTGCTGCTCGCCAATTCAGATGACctctctgtctctgcaatatgTGGCATGGGGGGGCTGGGGAAGACAGCACTTGTTCAATTAGTCTACAACGATGCAAGTGTAAAGGGGCATTTTGATTTGAGGATCTGGGTTTGCGTATCTGTTGATTTCGACACAAGGAGGCTATCAAGAGCCATCATAGAGTCCATTGAAGGCAACCCTTGTGCCATTCAAGAGCTGGACACTTTGCAACGACGCCTACAAGAAAAGTTGATTGGAAGGAGGTTTTTGCTTGTACTGGATGATGTTTGGGATCATTATCATGAAAAATGGAATGCATTGAAAGATGCATTGAGAGTTGGGGCTAGAGGATGCGCTGTTATAGTAACAACTCGTCTAAAGCAGGTTGCTGATAAAATGGCTACTATTCCTGTTCACCTAATGGGAAGATTGTCGGAAGATGATTCGTGGCTTCTGTTTGAGCGACTTGCATTTGGAATGAGAAGAAGGGAGGAGTATGTGCACTTAGAAAGTACTGGAAAGGCGATAGTCAATAAGTGCAGTGGCGTTCCTTTAGCTCTAAAGGCAGTGGGGAGCTTCATGCGCTTCAAGAGAAATGAACGAGAGTGGTTATCTGTCAAAGAAAGTGAGATTTGGAATCTACCAGACGAAGGTGGCACAATTAAAGCTGCCTTGAAGTTAAGTTATAACAACTTGCCGCCCCATTTAAAGCAatgctttggattttgttgtatGTTTCCGAAGGATTATGTCATGGAGAAAGACCAGTTAGTAAAGCTCTGGATGGCCAACGGATTTATTGATCCTGAAGGGCAAATGGATTTGCACGAGACGGGTTACGAGACTTTTGATGACTTGGTTGGGAGATCATTTTTTCAGGAGGTCAAGGAGGATGGCTTGGGAAACATAACTTGCAAAATGCATGATCTTGTCCATGATCTCGCAAAATCAGTTATGACAGGAGAATGCTGTTTGATCGAGAAGAATAGGAGACCTAGAATTCCTAAGACAGTTCGTCACATAACTTTTCTTGATAGAAGTCTTTGTTATTATGACAATGACCCTGTCAAAGGGAAATCATTGCGGTCGCTGGTTTCCTTTCAGGACGATTACTACCCGAGTGACTCGATTGGTGCTCTTTTTTTAAACATGTCTGCACAAAAGAAACTACGGACGTTGAATTTAAGCAATTTCTGGTTTCGAAAATTGCCAGAGCCGATTGGTAATTTGCAACATCTAAGGTATCTAGACGTCTCTTTCTCTTCGATCCAAAAACTACCTGAATCAATCAGCTCTCTTCAAAACTTGCAGACCCTAAATTTAAGTAACTGCTCTCGGCTTTATATGCTAccaaaaaggatgaaagacATGAAAAGTCTCATGTATCTTGATCTCACAGGTTGTGATGCGCTTCAATGTATGCCTTCCGGGATGGGACAACTGGCTTGTCTGCGGAAGCTTGGCATGTTCATTGTGGGTAGAGAGGCTGGTCATCACATAGGGGAGCTGCAAAGACTGAATTACATTGGGGGTGAATTGAGCATCAAGGATCTAGGTAACGtccaaggtttcacagatgcaCAAAATGCTAATTTGATGAGGAAGACAAATCTTCAATCATTGAGTTTGTCTTGGCGAGAAGACGACAGCAGCAAAATCGGTGAGGCAAACAGTGAAGATGTTCTTTGTGCTCTTGAACCCCATTCTAATATGAAGAAATTACAGATAAGCGGATATCGAGGATCCAAATTTCCAGATTGGATGATGGAGCTGCGTCTACCAAACCTAGTGGAGATCTCACTAGAATCGTGCATGAATTGTGAACATGTTCCTCCTTTTGGGAAACTGCGGTTTCTTAAGCATCTTCAATTGAAGAGAATGGATGCTGTGAAGTGTATTGGCAGTGACATGTATGGAGATGGAGAGAATCCATTTCCATCATTAGAGAGGCTGACTTTGGGTCCAATGATGAACTTAGAGGAGTGGGAAACAGATAGCATGGGTGGAAGGGAAATTTTCACTTGCCTTGATCAATTACAGATAAAAAAATGCCCCAAGTTGGTCGAGTTAccaattattccgtcggtgaaatATTTAACGATTGAGGACTGCGCTGTAACTTTGCTGAGGTCAGTTGTGAATTTCACTTCTATTACCTCCCTTCGAATTGAGGGCTTCGATGAATTGGCAGTTCTTCCTGATGGACTGTTGCAAAACCATACATGCCTTCAAAAGCTGTCAATTACGAAGATGAGAAGCCTTAGGTCGCTGTCAAATCTGCTAATTAACCTATCTTCTCTTAAGCATTTGGCTATTTTGTATTGTGATAAACTTGAAAGCTTGCCAGACGGTGTCCAGAACCTCAATTCTTTGGAGATGTTAATTATATATGGAATGCCAAAAATCACTGCACTGTCCGTTTTACCTTCATCTCTTGCTACCTTGCGGATTCTAAATTGTGAAGAACTTACCTCTCTATCTGAGGGACTGCAATATCTGACAGCACTCAAGGATTTAGAACTCTATAGATGTGTGAAGTTAAATTCCTTGCCAGAGACTATACGACATCTCACTTCTCTCCAATCTCTAACAATCTCTTGTTGTACGGAAGTATCTTGTCTTCCAAATCAGATACGGCATCTCACATCCCTTTCAAGATTGCGTATCCATGGATGCTCTAATTTGATGTCTTTGCCAGAAGGGATAAGGAATCTCGAAATGCTCAAAGAGTTGGTAATTGAAGATTGTCCAAATTTGGAGAGACGgtgcaagaaagaaaaaggaaaggactGGCCTCAGATAGCTCACATCCCTACCATCATCATTAATAACCAACTAGTACAGTCCTCGGAGACCTGA
- the LOC118039602 gene encoding LOW QUALITY PROTEIN: disease resistance protein RGA2 (The sequence of the model RefSeq protein was modified relative to this genomic sequence to represent the inferred CDS: inserted 1 base in 1 codon) has product MTEAVTSALVSTVLGNLNTLVLEELGLVFGIQTEFEKLKRTFMTVQAVLKDAEEKQWKDEAIMIWLTHLKDAAYXADDVLDEFAIEAKRRRQQGGLKNRVRSLFSLHQNPLVFRLKMAHKVKNVSEKLDGLANEKNKFRLTEGVGENEADSFDWRITSSLVNESEIYGRDKEKEELISLLLANSDDLSVCAVCGMGGLGKTALAQLVYNDASVKGHFNLMIWVCVSVDFDTRRLSRAIIESIEGNPCAIQELDTLQRRLQEKLIGRRFLLVLDDVWDHHHEKWNALKDALRVGARGCAVIITTRLKQVADTMATIPVHLMGRLSEDDSWLLFERLAFGMRRREEYVHLESIGKAIVNKCSGVPLALKAVGSFMRFKRNEREWLSVKESEIWNLPDEGGTIKAALKLSYNNLPPHLKQCFGFCCMFPKDYVMKKDQLVKLWMATGFIDPEGQMDLHETGYETFDDLVGRSFFQEVKEDGLGNITCKMHDLFHDLAKSVMTGECCLIEKNRRPRIPQTVRHITFLDGSLCYYYDKDPVKGKSLRSLISFQDDYFPSDISGALLFKVSAQKKLRTLNLSNFEFEKLPEPIGNLQHLRYLDVSYSLIQKLPESISSLQNLQTLNLSNCSRLYMLPKRMKDMKSLMYLDLTGCDALQCMPSGMGQLTCLRKLGMFIVGKEAGHHIGELQRLNYIGGELSIKDLGNVQGLTDAQNANLTRKTDLQSLSLSWREDNNSKISEANSEDVLCALEPHSNMKKLEISGYRGSKFPYWMMELRLPNLVEISLESCMNCEHLPPFGKLQFLKSLQLKKMDAVKCIGSEMYGDGENPFPSLQRLTFGEMMNLEEWETNTKGGSEILSCLHELQIGKCPKLVELPVIPSVKELTIEDCSVTLLRSVVNFTSMTSLQIEGFAELTVLPDGLLQNHTCLQSLIFQRMRSLRSLSNQLSNLSSLRRLDFLFCDDLESLPEGVQNLNTLEMLIIYGMPKITTLSGLPSSLGCLYILGCEELTSLSEGLQYLTVLKEFCLAGCVKLNSMPETIRHLTSLQTLRIFDCTELTCLPNEIRHLTSLSRLHLEGCSNLMSLPEGISNLEMLRELEITKCPNLERRCKREKGKDWPKIAHIPTIIINDQIIQSSEI; this is encoded by the exons atGACGGAGGCAGTTACTTCTGCACTTGTCAGCACCGTCTTGGGGAACTTGAACACACTTGTGCTTGAAGAGCTTGGACTTGTTTTTGGCATCCAGACCGAGTTTGAGAAACTCAAGCGCACCTTCATGACGGTTCAAGCTGTCCTCAAGGATGCTGAGGAGAAGCAGTGGAAAGATGAGGCCATCATGATTTGGCTGACACACCTCAAAGATGCTGCCT GAGCTGATGATGTGCTGGATGAGTTCGCTATTGAAGCTAAGAGGCGCAGACAGCAAGGGGGTCTTAAAAACCGAGTAAggtctttgttttctcttcatcaGAATCCACTTGTTTTTCGATTGAAAATGGCTCATAAGGTAAAGAATGTAAGTGAAAAGCTTGATGGCCTTGccaatgagaaaaataagttcAGACTAACAGAGGGAGTTGGAGAGAACGAAGCTGATAGCTTCGATTGGCGGATAACTAGCTCGCTTGTTAACGAATCAGAAATCTATGGAAGagacaaggaaaaagaagagcTGATCAGTTTGTTGCTCGCCAATTCAGATGACCTCTCTGTCTGTGCAGTATGTGGCATGGGGGGGCTGGGGAAGACAGCACTTGCTCAATTAGTCTACAACGATGCAAGTGTAAAGGGgcattttaatttgatgatctGGGTTTGCGTATCTGTTGATTTCGACACAAGGAGGCTATCAAGAGCCATCATAGAGTCCATTGAAGGCAACCCTTGTGCCATTCAAGAGCTGGACACTTTGCAACGACGCCTACAAGAAAAGTTGATTGGAAGGAGGTTTTTGCTTGTGCTGGATGATGTTTGGGATCATCACCATGAAAAATGGAATGCATTGAAAGATGCATTGAGAGTTGGGGCTAGAGGATGCGCTGTTATAATAACAACTCGTCTAAAGCAGGTTGCTGATACAATGGCTACTATTCCTGTTCATCTAATGGGAAGATTGTCGGAAGATGATTCCTGGCTTCTGTTTGAGCGACTTGCATTTGGAATGAGAAGAAGGGAGGAGTATGTGCACTTAGAAAGTATTGGAAAGGCGATAGTCAATAAGTGCAGTGGCGTTCCTTTAGCTCTAAAGGCAGTGGGGAGCTTCATGCGCTTCAAGAGAAATGAACGAGAGTGGTTATCTGTCAAAGAAAGTGAGATTTGGAATCTACCAGACGAAGGTGGCACAATTAAAGCTGCCTTGAAGTTAAGTTATAACAATTTGCCGCCCCATTTAAAGCAatgctttggattttgttgtatGTTTCCGAAGGATTATGTCATGAAGAAAGACCAGTTAGTAAAGCTCTGGATGGCCACCGGATTTATTGATCCTGAAGGGCAAATGGATTTGCATGAGACGGGTTACGAGACTTTTGATGACTTGGTTGGGAGATCATTTTTCCAGGAGGTCAAGGAGGATGGCTTGGGAAACATAACTTGCAAAATGCATGATCTTTTCCATGATCTCGCAAAATCAGTTATGACAGGAGAATGCTGTTTGATCGAGAAGAATAGGAGACCTAGAATTCCCCAGACGGTTCGTCATATAACTTTTCTTGATGGAAgtctttgttattattatgaCAAGGACCCTGTCAAAGGGAAATCATTGCGCTCGCTGATTTCCTTCCAGGACGATTACTTCCCGAGTGACATTAGTGGTGCTCTTTTATTCAAGGTGTCTGCACAAAAGAAACTACGGACGTTGAATTTAAGCaattttgagtttgaaaaattGCCAGAGCCGATTGGTAATTTGCAACATCTAAGGTATCTAGACGTCTCCTACTCTTTGATCCAAAAACTACCTGAATCAATCAGCTCTCTTCAAAACTTGCAGACCCTAAATTTGAGCAACTGCTCTCGGCTTTATATGTTACCAAAAAGGATGAAGGACATGAAAAGTCTCATGTATCTTGACCTCACAGGCTGTGATGCGCTTCAATGTATGCCTTCCGGGATGGGACAGCTAACTTGTCTGCGGAAGCTTGGCATGTTCATTGTGGGTAAAGAGGCTGGTCATCACATAGGGGAGCTGCAAAGACTGAATTACATTGGGGGTGAATTGAGCATCAAGGATTTAGGTAACGTCCAAGGTTTAACAGATGCACAAAATGCTAATTTGACGAGGAAGACAGATCTTCAATCACTGAGTTTGTCCTGGCGAGAAGACAACAACAGCAAAATCAGTGAGGCAAACAGTGAAGATGTTCTTTGTGCTCTTGAACCCCATTCTAATATGAAGAAGTTAGAGATAAGCGGATATCGAGGATCCAAATTTCCATACTGGATGATGGAGTTGCGTCTGCCAAACCTAGTGGAGATCTCACTAGAATCGTGCATGAATTGTGAACATCTTCCTCCTTTCGGGAAATTGCAGTTTCTTAAGAGTCTCCAATTGAAGAAAATGGATGCTGTGAAGTGTATTGGTAGTGAGATGTATGGAGACGGAGAAAATCCATTTCCATCATTACAGAGGCTGACTTTCGGTGAAATGATGAACTTAGAGGAGTGGGAAACAAATACCAAGGGTGGAAGTGAAATTCTCTCTTGCCTTCATGAATTACAGATCGGAAAATGCCCCAAGCTAGTTGAATTACCAGTTATACCGTCAGTCAAAGAATTAACTATTGAGGACTGCAGTGTAACTTTGCTGAGGTCAGTTGTGAATTTCACTTCCATGACCTCCCTTCAAATTGAGGGCTTCGCTGAATTGACAGTTCTTCCTGATGGACTGTTGCAAAACCATACGTGTCTTCAATCCTTGATATTTCAGAGGATGAGAAGCCTTAGGTCGCTGTCAAATCAGCTAAGTAACCTATCTTCTCTAAGGCGTTTGGATTTTCTGTTTTGTGATGATCTTGAAAGCTTGCCAGAAGGTGTCCAGAACCTCAATACCTTGGAGATGTTAATAATATATGGAATGCCAAAAATCACTACACTGTCTGGGTTACCTTCGTCTCTTGGTTGCTTGTACATTTTAGGTTGTGAAGAACTTACCTCTCTATCTGAGGGACTGCAATATCTGACAGTACTCAAGGAGTTTTGTCTTGCTGGTTGTGTAAAGTTAAATTCCATGCCAGAGACTATACGACATCTCACTTCTCTCCAAACTCTAAGAATCTTTGATTGTACGGAATTAACTTGTCTTCCAAATGAGATACGGCATCTCACATCCCTTTCAAGATTGCATCTCGAAGGATGCTCTAATTTGATGTCTTTGCCAGAAGGGATAAGCAATCTCGAAATGCTCAGAGAGTTGGAAATAACAAAGTGTCCAAATTTGGAGAGACGGTgcaagagagaaaaaggaaaggactGGCCTAAGATAGCTCACATCCCtaccatcatcatcaatgaCCAGATAATACAGTCCTCGGAGATCTGA
- the LOC118039600 gene encoding putative disease resistance protein RGA3 produces MTEAVTSALVSTILGNLNTLVHEELGLVFGIQTEFEKLKRTFMKVQAVLKDAEEKQWKDEAIRIWLTDLKDAAYDADDVLDEFAIEAQRRRQRGGLKNQVRSLFSLHQNPLVFRLKMAHKVKNVSEKLDAIANEKNKFRLTEGVGENEADSFDWRITSSLVNESEIYGRDKEKEELISLLLANSDDLSVCAVCGMGGLGKTALAQLVYNDASVRGHFDLRIWVCVSVDFEIRKLSRAIIESIEGSPCAIQELDTLQRRLQEKLTGRRFLLVLDDVWDHYHEKWNALKDALRVGARGCAVIITTRLKQVADKMATIPVHLMGRLSEDDSWLLFERLAFGMRRREEYVHLESIGKAIVNKCSGVPLALKAVGSFMRFKRNEREWLSVKESEIWNLPDEGGTIKPALKLSYNNLPPHLKQCFGFCCMFPKDYVMQKDQLVKLWMANGFIDPEGQMDLHETGYETFDDLVGRSFFQEVQEDGFGNISCKMHDLFHDVARSVMIEECYLIEKNKRPRIPKTVRHITFLDESLCYYDKDLVKVQSLRSLITIQESLFPSGISGALLFKVSSQKKLRTLNLSCFTFEKLPEPIGNLQHLRYLDVSNSLIQKLPESISSLQNLQTLNLSNCSRLYMLPKRMKDMKSLMYLDLTGCDALQCMPSGMGQLTCLRKLGMFIVGKEAGHHIGELQRLNYIGGELSIKDLGNVQGFTDAQNAYLTRKTNLQSLSLSWREDNNSKISEANSEDVLCALEPHSNMKKLEISGYQGSKFPYWMMELRLPNLVEISLESCMNCEHLPPFGKLQFLKSLQLQKMDAVKCIGSELYGDGENPFPSLQRLTFGEMMNLEEWETNTKGGSEILTCLHELQIRNCPKLVELPVIPSVKELTIEDCSVTLLRSVVNFTSITSLQIERFDELTVLPDGLLQNHTCLQSLLFGGMRSLRSLSNQLNNLSSLKSLRFMFCDKLESLPEGVQNLNSLEALFIGGVPKITTLPGLPSSLDSLFILECQELTSISEGLQHLTALNDFHIAGCPKLNSLPESIQHLTSLRYLAIFSCDGLSSLPNQIRHVTSLSRLRIGYCSNLMSLPEGIRNLEMLRELEIAGCPNLERRCKREKGKDWPNIAHIPTIIINDQLIQSLET; encoded by the coding sequence atGACTGAGGCAGTTACTTCTGCACTTGTCAGCACCATCTTGGGGAACTTGAACACACTTGTGCATGAAGAGCTTGGACTTGTTTTTGGCATCCAGACCGAGTTTGAGAAACTCAAGCGCACCTTCATGAAGGTTCAAGCTGTCCTCAAGGATGCTGAGGAGAAGCAGTGGAAAGATGAGGCCATCAGGATTTGGCTGACAGACCTCAAAGATGCTGCCTATGATGCTGATGATGTGCTTGATGAGTTCGCTATTGAAGCTCAGAGGCGCAGACAGCGAGGGGGTCTTAAAAACCAAGTAAggtctttgttttctcttcatcaGAATCCACTTGTTTTTCGATTGAAAATGGCTCATAAGGTAAAGAATGTAAGTGAAAAGCTTGATGCCATTGccaatgagaaaaataagttcAGACTAACAGAGGGAGTTGGGGAGAACGAAGCTGATAGCTTCGATTGGCGGATAACTAGCTCGCTTGTTAACGAATCAGAAATCTATGGAAGagacaaggaaaaagaagagcTGATCAGTTTGTTGCTCGCCAATTCAGATGACCTCTCTGTCTGTGCAGTATGTGGCATGGGGGGGCTGGGGAAGACAGCACTTGCTCAATTAGTCTACAACGATGCAAGTGTAAGAGGGCATTTTGATTTGAGGATCTGGGTTTGCGTATCTGTTGACTTCGAAATAAGGAAGCTATCAAGAGCCATCATAGAGTCCATTGAAGGCAGCCCTTGTGCCATTCAAGAGCTGGACACTTTGCAACGACGCCTCCAAGAAAAGTTGACTGGAAGGAGGTTTTTGCTTGTGCTGGATGATGTTTGGGATCATTACCATGAAAAATGGAATGCATTGAAAGATGCATTGAGAGTTGGGGCTAGAGGATGTGCTGTTATAATAACAACTCGTCTAAAGCAGGTTGCTGATAAAATGGCTACTATTCCTGTTCACCTAATGGGAAGATTGTCGGAAGATGATTCGTGGCTTCTGTTTGAGCGTCTTGCATTTGGAATGAGAAGAAGGGAAGAGTATGTGCACTTAGAAAGTATTGGAAAGGCGATAGTCAATAAGTGCAGTGGCGTTCCTTTAGCTCTAAAGGCAGTGGGGAGCTTCATGCGCTTCAAGAGAAATGAACGAGAGTGGTTATCTGTCAAAGAAAGTGAGATATGGAATCTACCAGACGAAGGTGGCACAATTAAACCTGCTTTGAAGTTAAGTTATAACAACTTGCCGCCCCATTTAAAGCAatgctttggattttgttgtatGTTTCCGAAGGATTATGTCATGCAGAAAGACCAGTTAGTAAAGCTCTGGATGGCCAACGGATTTATTGATCCTGAAGGGCAAATGGATTTGCACGAGACGGGTTACGAGACTTTTGATGACTTGGTTGGGAGATCTTTTTTTCAGGAGGTCCAGGAGGATGGCTTCGGGAACATAAGTTGCAAAATGCATGATCTTTTCCATGATGTTGCAAGATCAGTTATGATAGAAGAATGCTATTTGATCGAGAAGAATAAGAGACCGAGAATTCCTAAGACGGTTCGTCACATAACTTTTCTTGATGAAAGTCTTTGTTATTATGACAAGGACCTTGTCAAAGTGCAATCACTGCGGTCGCTGATTACCATTCAGGAAAGTTTGTTCCCGAGTGGCATTAGTGGTGCTCTTTTATTCAAGGTGTCTTCACAAAAGAAACTACGGACGTTGAATTTAAGCTGTTTCACGTTTGAAAAATTACCAGAGCCGATTGGTAATTTGCAACATCTAAGGTATCTAGACGTCTCCAACTCTTTGATCCAAAAACTACCTGAATCAATCAGCTCTCTTCAAAACTTGCAGACCCTAAATTTGAGCAACTGCTCTCGGCTTTATATGTTACCAAAAAGGATGAAGGACATGAAAAGTCTCATGTATCTTGACCTCACAGGCTGTGATGCGCTTCAATGTATGCCTTCCGGGATGGGACAACTGACTTGTCTGCGGAAGCTTGGCATGTTCATTGTGGGTAAAGAGGCTGGTCATCACATAGGGGAGCTGCAAAGACTGAATTACATTGGGGGTGAATTGAGCATCAAGGATCTAGGTAACGtccaaggtttcacagatgcaCAAAATGCTTATTTGACGAGGAAGACAAATCTTCAATCACTGAGTTTGTCCTGGCGGGAAGACAACAACAGCAAAATCAGTGAGGCAAACAGTGAAGATGTTCTTTGTGCTCTTGAACCCCATTCTAATATGAAGAAGTTAGAGATCAGCGGATATCAAGGATCCAAATTTCCATATTGGATGATGGAGTTGCGTCTGCCAAACCTAGTGGAGATCTCACTAGAATCGTGCATGAATTGTGAACATCTTCCTCCTTTTGGGAAATTGCAGTTTCTTAAGAGTCTCCAATTGCAGAAAATGGATGCTGTGAAGTGTATTGGTAGTGAGCTGTATGGAGACGGAGAAAATCCATTTCCATCATTACAGAGGCTGACTTTCGGTGAAATGATGAACTTAGAGGAGTGGGAAACAAATACCAAGGGTGGAAGTGAAATTCTCACTTGCCTTCATGAATTACAGATCAGAAATTGCCCCAAGCTAGTTGAATTACCAGTTATACCGTCAGTCAAAGAATTAACTATTGAGGACTGCAGTGTAACTTTGCTGAGGTCAGTTGTGAATTTCACTTCTATAACCTCCCTTCAAATTGAGCGCTTCGATGAATTGACAGTTCTTCCTGATGGACTGTTGCAAAACCATACGTGTCTTCAATCCTTGTTATTTGGGGGGATGAGAAGCCTGAGGTCGCTGTCAAATCAGCTAAATAACCTATCTTCTCTAAAGAGTTTGCGTTTTATGTTTTGTGATAAACTTGAAAGCTTGCCAGAAGGTGTCCAGAACCTCAATTCCTTGGAGGCGTTATTTATTGGTGGAGTGCCAAAAATCACTACACTGCCTGGTTTACCTTCGTCTCTTGATAGCTTGTTCATTTTAGAATGTCAAGAACTTACCTCTATATCCGAGGGACTGCAACATCTGACAGCACTCAACGACTTTCATATTGCTGGATGTCCAAAGTTAAATTCCTTACCAGAGAGTATCCAACATCTCACTTCTCTCCGATATCTAGCAATATTTTCTTGTGATGGATTATCTAGTCTTCCAAATCAGATACGGCATGTCACATCCCTTTCGAGATTGCGTATCGGTTACTGCTCTAATTTGATGTCTTTGCCAGAAGGGATAAGGAATCTCGAAATGCTCAGAGAGTTGGAAATCGCAGGGTGTCCAAATTTGGAGAGACGGTGCAAGAGAGAAAAAGGGAAGGACTGGCCTAACATAGCTCACATCCCTACCATCATCATTAATGACCAGCTAATACAGTCCTTGGAGACCTGA